A single region of the Malaclemys terrapin pileata isolate rMalTer1 chromosome 2, rMalTer1.hap1, whole genome shotgun sequence genome encodes:
- the LOC128833170 gene encoding probable 2-ketogluconate reductase isoform X2 produces MEEQELPYVLIDTIGGTYGVYEDHVEFLKKHFNLITMKEFLENKNRLNEKIKAIYMWWHKPAANQELLHSLPNLKVIATSGAGVDHLDLKLISSFGVKVANTPFAVCNVTADLGMALMLASARRLVEGCQIAISPNTEHFADDLLGDEVTGATLGIIGMGSIGYMVAKRAKAFEMKILYHNRNQRKEEEERAVGAIYCKKIEDLLQQSDFVMLVVKLTPQTDKLFGKKELELMKPTATLINISRGPVVDQDALVEALQNGVIKAAALDVTYPEPLPRHHPLLKLKNIIITPHIGSATTSSRRLMMKNMVESILAALNGLPIPNEVIP; encoded by the exons ATGGAAGAGCAAGAGCTTCCTTATGTGTTAATAGACACTATAGGAGGGACATACGGAGTGTATGAGGATCATGTCGAGTTTCTGAAGAAACATTTTAACCTTATCACCATGAAGGAATTTCTTGAAAACAAAAACCGTCTTAATGAAAAGATCAAAGCTATTTATATGTGGTGGCACAAACCAGCTGCTAACCAAGAGCTTCTCCATAGTCTGCCTAACTTAAAGGTGATTGCAACCTCTGGGGCAGGAGTAGATCATTTGGACTTGAAACTGATCTCCAGCTTTGGAGTGAAAGTCGCCAACACTCCCTTTGCTGTTTGCAATGTCACTGCAGATCTGGGGATGGCTTTAATGTTGGCATCTGCCAGGAGACTAGTGGAAG gttGTCAGATTGCCATTTCCCCAAACACTGAGCATTTTGCTGATGACTTGCTGGGAGATGAAGTCACCGGGGCTACCCTTGGTATCATTGGAATGGGCAGTATTGGATATATGGTAGCCAAGAGGGCCAAagcttttgaaatgaaaattcttTATCACAACAGGAACCAGAG aaaagaGGAAGAGGAACGGGCTGTCGGTGCCATTTATTGTAAAAAGATAGAAGACTTGCTCCAGCAGTCAGATTTTGTGATGCTGGTTGTGAAGCTGACGCCTCAGACAGACAAACTGTTTGGGAAGAAGGAGTTAGAACTGATGAAACCCACTGCTACTCTCATTAACATCAGCAGAG GTCCAGTGGTTGATCAAGATGCATTGGTGGAAGCACTTCAAAATGGGGTTATTAAGGCTGCTGCTTTAGATGTGACATACCCTGAACCTCTGCCAAG gcacCATCCTTTGTTAAAATTAAAGAACATTATTATAACTCCTCACATTGGAAGTGCTACTACAAGTTCTCGTCGCCTCATGATGAAGAATATGGTTGAAAGCATATTGGCTGCTCTTAATGGTCTCCCTATCCCTAATGAAGTGATTCCCTAA
- the LOC128833170 gene encoding probable 2-ketogluconate reductase isoform X1 — translation MRPLPRLFPPYAMFLPPTLVSWICLAGKRGARSEPQHTTPGRRRRQAGGMEEQELPYVLIDTIGGTYGVYEDHVEFLKKHFNLITMKEFLENKNRLNEKIKAIYMWWHKPAANQELLHSLPNLKVIATSGAGVDHLDLKLISSFGVKVANTPFAVCNVTADLGMALMLASARRLVEGCQIAISPNTEHFADDLLGDEVTGATLGIIGMGSIGYMVAKRAKAFEMKILYHNRNQRKEEEERAVGAIYCKKIEDLLQQSDFVMLVVKLTPQTDKLFGKKELELMKPTATLINISRGPVVDQDALVEALQNGVIKAAALDVTYPEPLPRHHPLLKLKNIIITPHIGSATTSSRRLMMKNMVESILAALNGLPIPNEVIP, via the exons ATGAGGCCTCTCCCCCGCCTCTTTCCTCCGTATGCTATGTTCCTCCCACCCACGCTGGTCAGTTGGATCTGCCTTGCAGGCAAGAGGGGGGCAAGGAGCGAGCCGCAGCACACTACtccggggaggaggagaagacaagCCGGG GGCATGGAAGAGCAAGAGCTTCCTTATGTGTTAATAGACACTATAGGAGGGACATACGGAGTGTATGAGGATCATGTCGAGTTTCTGAAGAAACATTTTAACCTTATCACCATGAAGGAATTTCTTGAAAACAAAAACCGTCTTAATGAAAAGATCAAAGCTATTTATATGTGGTGGCACAAACCAGCTGCTAACCAAGAGCTTCTCCATAGTCTGCCTAACTTAAAGGTGATTGCAACCTCTGGGGCAGGAGTAGATCATTTGGACTTGAAACTGATCTCCAGCTTTGGAGTGAAAGTCGCCAACACTCCCTTTGCTGTTTGCAATGTCACTGCAGATCTGGGGATGGCTTTAATGTTGGCATCTGCCAGGAGACTAGTGGAAG gttGTCAGATTGCCATTTCCCCAAACACTGAGCATTTTGCTGATGACTTGCTGGGAGATGAAGTCACCGGGGCTACCCTTGGTATCATTGGAATGGGCAGTATTGGATATATGGTAGCCAAGAGGGCCAAagcttttgaaatgaaaattcttTATCACAACAGGAACCAGAG aaaagaGGAAGAGGAACGGGCTGTCGGTGCCATTTATTGTAAAAAGATAGAAGACTTGCTCCAGCAGTCAGATTTTGTGATGCTGGTTGTGAAGCTGACGCCTCAGACAGACAAACTGTTTGGGAAGAAGGAGTTAGAACTGATGAAACCCACTGCTACTCTCATTAACATCAGCAGAG GTCCAGTGGTTGATCAAGATGCATTGGTGGAAGCACTTCAAAATGGGGTTATTAAGGCTGCTGCTTTAGATGTGACATACCCTGAACCTCTGCCAAG gcacCATCCTTTGTTAAAATTAAAGAACATTATTATAACTCCTCACATTGGAAGTGCTACTACAAGTTCTCGTCGCCTCATGATGAAGAATATGGTTGAAAGCATATTGGCTGCTCTTAATGGTCTCCCTATCCCTAATGAAGTGATTCCCTAA